One Micromonospora eburnea genomic region harbors:
- a CDS encoding ABC transporter permease encodes MSELVGTWRLARLALRRDRIGLPVWTLLAISLAAGPAGSLADVYASAEKQREYAEGIGSNPAAAVFSGPSIGVEHLGGIVVKESAVWVLLLVAITSLMLVVRYTRTEEESGRAELVTAAAVGRHARLAAALLVVGVADLVIGLGTAAGLMGAGLPGTGSLAYGLGVTMVGLVFATVAAVTAQLVEAARTANGIALAVFGATFLLRGIADSASVANDGTGGTRQLAWVSPTGWFYQLRPYAGERWWVLGLAVVTGAVLTGVAVSLSQRRDIGAGLLAARLGPPDAKPGLATPLALAWRLQRSGLIAWAAGVAVGAAVLGSLAYDITDMVGSNDTAAKTIRQLGGADVLVDSYLVWVLRILGLAAAAYAVSAVLRLRSEESGLRAEPVLAAAVTRTRYALSHLLVAVVGVVVLLLTAGLVVGLVHGARSGDVGGELPRILGASLVQLPAALLPAALAGALFGLLPGATLVAWLFVGAILLIAQLGPVLELNQWVMDVSPFTHLPRLPGGDVTAMPLIWLGALVLLLGVAGLATFRRRDLDTA; translated from the coding sequence ATGAGTGAGCTGGTGGGCACGTGGCGCCTCGCCCGGCTCGCCCTGCGCCGGGACCGGATCGGCCTGCCGGTGTGGACCCTGCTCGCGATCAGCCTCGCCGCCGGCCCGGCCGGGTCGCTGGCCGACGTGTACGCCAGCGCGGAGAAGCAGCGCGAGTACGCCGAGGGCATCGGCAGCAACCCGGCGGCCGCGGTGTTCAGCGGGCCGAGCATCGGCGTCGAGCACCTCGGCGGGATCGTGGTCAAGGAGAGCGCGGTCTGGGTGCTGCTGCTGGTCGCGATCACCAGCCTCATGCTGGTCGTCCGCTACACCCGTACCGAGGAGGAGAGCGGCCGGGCGGAGCTGGTCACCGCCGCCGCCGTCGGCCGGCACGCGAGGCTGGCCGCCGCCCTGCTCGTGGTCGGCGTCGCCGACCTGGTGATCGGGCTGGGCACCGCGGCCGGCCTGATGGGGGCCGGGCTGCCCGGCACGGGCTCGCTGGCGTACGGGCTGGGCGTCACCATGGTCGGCTTGGTCTTCGCCACCGTCGCGGCGGTGACCGCCCAACTGGTGGAGGCCGCCCGCACCGCCAACGGCATCGCGCTGGCCGTCTTCGGCGCCACCTTCCTGCTGCGCGGTATCGCCGACTCGGCGTCGGTGGCGAACGACGGCACCGGCGGCACCCGGCAGCTCGCCTGGGTCTCCCCCACCGGCTGGTTCTACCAGCTCCGGCCGTACGCCGGGGAGCGCTGGTGGGTGCTGGGGCTGGCCGTGGTGACCGGCGCGGTGCTCACCGGCGTCGCGGTCTCCCTGAGCCAGCGGCGGGACATCGGCGCGGGCCTGCTGGCGGCGCGGCTCGGGCCGCCCGACGCCAAGCCCGGGCTGGCCACCCCGCTCGCCCTGGCCTGGCGGCTGCAGCGCAGCGGCCTGATCGCCTGGGCGGCCGGCGTGGCCGTCGGCGCCGCCGTGCTCGGCTCGCTGGCCTACGACATCACCGACATGGTCGGCAGCAACGACACCGCGGCCAAGACGATCCGCCAGCTCGGCGGCGCCGACGTGCTGGTCGACAGCTACCTGGTCTGGGTGCTGCGGATCCTCGGCCTGGCTGCCGCCGCGTACGCGGTCTCGGCGGTGCTGCGGCTGCGTTCCGAGGAATCCGGGCTGCGGGCGGAGCCGGTGCTGGCCGCCGCGGTGACCCGTACCCGGTACGCGCTCAGCCACCTGCTGGTGGCCGTGGTCGGCGTGGTGGTGCTGCTGCTCACCGCCGGCCTGGTGGTCGGGCTGGTGCACGGGGCACGGTCCGGGGACGTGGGTGGCGAGCTGCCCCGGATTCTCGGCGCGTCGCTGGTGCAGCTGCCCGCCGCGCTTCTTCCCGCCGCGCTGGCCGGGGCCCTGTTCGGGCTGCTGCCCGGCGCCACGCTCGTCGCCTGGCTCTTCGTCGGGGCGATCCTGCTGATCGCCCAGCTCGGCCCGGTGCTCGAACTCAACCAGTGGGTCATGGACGTCTCCCCGTTCACCCACCTTCCCCGGCTGCCCGGCGGCGATGTGACCGCGATGCCGCTGATCTGGCTGGGGGCGCTGGTGCTGCTGCTGGGAGTGGCCGGTCTGGCCACCTTCCGGCGGCGGGACCTGGACACCGCCTGA
- a CDS encoding GMC family oxidoreductase, with protein MTGEAHTGWDDVVVGAGSAGATLASRLSEQSGRRVLLIEAGPDRTGTQSGPEQLGRPTLAGLNWDYQTADGERPVPYRVGRVVGGSSAVNGAIALRGVPADFDEWADAGNPEWAWWKVLPYFLRLETDHDVTGPEHGDQGPVPIRRLSATTPISDAFVDACREQGLPPVADLNGTPTPGVGPLPTNSWQGRRMGTAETYLAAARDRPNLTVWPDTTALRLLGDGSRVTGVEVRRAGRPVRVQADRVTLCAGAVNSPLLLQRSGIGPADRLTALGIRPWVDLPGVGANLSDHPLLGIWAVPRAGLCRAGDPWHSVVARAASDGVDPDLMVFLNCNVAPEDVPTLGPMLRGRPGVSVAVMLMSSDSRGSVHLRDAAPDSPPEIRLNLAREPRDEQRLMTGARLVWSLLRAPAMRGLLDRVLLWTDRMVAEEPLLRRAVRTFTAPSWHPTGTARMGPADDPGAVVDQFLRVHGVDGLRVVDASVLPSVPRSTPNLTCVMLGERAADWMC; from the coding sequence ATGACCGGCGAGGCGCACACCGGCTGGGACGACGTGGTGGTGGGCGCCGGATCGGCCGGCGCCACCCTCGCCAGCCGCCTCTCCGAGCAGTCCGGTCGGCGGGTGCTGCTGATCGAGGCGGGACCCGACCGCACCGGAACGCAGAGCGGCCCGGAACAGCTCGGCCGGCCGACGCTGGCGGGGTTGAACTGGGACTACCAGACGGCGGACGGGGAGCGGCCGGTGCCGTACCGGGTGGGCCGGGTGGTGGGCGGCTCGTCGGCGGTGAACGGCGCGATCGCGCTGCGCGGCGTGCCGGCCGACTTCGACGAGTGGGCGGACGCCGGCAACCCGGAGTGGGCCTGGTGGAAGGTGCTGCCGTACTTCCTCCGGCTGGAGACCGACCACGACGTGACCGGTCCGGAGCACGGCGACCAGGGGCCGGTCCCGATCCGTCGGCTGAGCGCCACCACGCCGATCAGCGACGCCTTCGTCGACGCCTGCCGGGAGCAGGGCCTGCCGCCGGTGGCGGACCTGAACGGCACGCCGACCCCGGGCGTGGGGCCGCTGCCGACGAATTCCTGGCAGGGCCGCCGGATGGGCACCGCCGAGACGTACCTGGCCGCCGCGCGGGACCGGCCGAACCTGACGGTCTGGCCGGACACCACCGCGCTGCGACTGCTCGGCGACGGATCCCGGGTCACCGGCGTCGAGGTACGGCGGGCGGGCCGGCCGGTGCGGGTCCAGGCCGACCGGGTGACGCTGTGCGCGGGCGCGGTGAACAGCCCGCTGCTGCTGCAACGCTCCGGCATCGGGCCGGCCGACCGGTTGACCGCGCTCGGCATCCGGCCCTGGGTCGACCTACCCGGCGTCGGCGCGAACCTCAGCGACCACCCGCTGCTGGGCATCTGGGCGGTGCCGCGGGCCGGGTTGTGCCGGGCCGGCGATCCCTGGCACTCGGTGGTGGCCCGGGCGGCGAGCGACGGCGTCGACCCGGACCTGATGGTCTTCCTCAACTGCAACGTCGCGCCGGAGGACGTACCCACCCTTGGCCCGATGCTGCGCGGGCGGCCGGGGGTGTCGGTGGCGGTGATGTTGATGAGCAGCGACTCGCGGGGCAGCGTCCACCTGCGCGACGCGGCCCCGGACAGCCCGCCGGAGATCCGACTCAACCTGGCCCGGGAGCCCCGTGACGAGCAGCGGCTGATGACCGGCGCCCGGCTGGTCTGGTCGCTCCTGCGGGCCCCGGCGATGCGCGGCCTGCTGGACCGGGTGCTGCTCTGGACCGACCGGATGGTGGCGGAGGAGCCGCTGCTGCGCCGGGCGGTACGCACCTTCACCGCGCCGTCCTGGCACCCGACCGGCACCGCCCGGATGGGGCCGGCCGACGATCCTGGGGCGGTCGTCGACCAGTTTCTGCGCGTGCACGGGGTGGACGGGCTGCGGGTGGTGGACGCCTCGGTGCTGCCGTCCGTTCCCCGGTCCACCCCCAACCTGACCTGCGTGATGCTCGGCGAGCGGGCGGCCGACTGGATGTGCTGA
- a CDS encoding ATP-binding cassette domain-containing protein — protein sequence MQYGFQAEALVKRFGTNTALNGVEFAARAGTVLSVLGPNGAGKTTAVRILATLLRPDSGTATVGGIDVVRHPARVRRLIGIAGQDTSVDEELTGAENLVLIGQLLDLRKAEATARAGELLERFELTEAAGRRVSTYSGGMRRRLDLAASMIGRPQVIFLDEPTTGLDPAKRDEVWRMIRTMAGDGTTVLLTTQYLEEADNLSDDIVVLGQGKVIANGSPDELKQIVGGQTIQLRAADPAQVSEAAAILGSVAGHVPDQVGPGVITVPVVGDSAFTEVVRQLAAANIAVTELSLRLPSLDEVFFTLTGRHTAEPEREQEVAA from the coding sequence ATGCAGTACGGATTCCAGGCCGAGGCCCTCGTCAAGCGTTTCGGCACGAACACAGCGCTCAACGGCGTCGAATTCGCGGCCCGGGCGGGCACGGTCCTGAGCGTGCTGGGCCCCAACGGCGCGGGCAAGACCACGGCGGTACGCATCCTCGCCACCCTGCTGCGCCCGGACTCGGGCACCGCGACGGTGGGCGGGATTGACGTGGTGCGTCACCCGGCCCGGGTGCGCCGGCTGATCGGCATCGCCGGGCAGGACACCTCGGTCGACGAGGAGCTGACCGGCGCGGAGAACCTGGTGCTCATCGGCCAGCTGCTCGACCTGCGCAAGGCCGAGGCGACCGCCCGGGCCGGCGAGCTGCTGGAGCGGTTCGAGCTGACCGAGGCGGCCGGTCGCCGGGTCAGCACCTACTCCGGTGGTATGCGGCGCCGGCTCGACCTGGCCGCCAGCATGATCGGTCGGCCCCAGGTGATCTTCCTCGACGAGCCGACGACCGGGCTCGACCCGGCCAAGCGGGACGAGGTCTGGCGGATGATCCGGACGATGGCCGGCGACGGCACCACCGTCCTGCTCACCACGCAGTACCTGGAGGAGGCGGACAACCTCTCGGACGACATCGTCGTGCTCGGCCAGGGCAAGGTCATCGCCAACGGCAGCCCGGACGAGCTGAAGCAGATCGTCGGTGGGCAGACCATCCAGCTGCGGGCGGCGGACCCGGCGCAGGTGAGTGAGGCAGCGGCCATCCTGGGCAGCGTCGCCGGGCACGTGCCCGACCAGGTCGGCCCCGGGGTGATCACGGTGCCGGTGGTCGGCGACTCCGCGTTCACCGAGGTGGTCCGCCAGCTCGCCGCGGCGAACATCGCGGTGACCGAGCTGTCCCTGCGGCTGCCCAGCCTGGACGAGGTGTTCTTCACCCTGACCGGCCGGCACACCGCCGAGCCCGAGCGCGAGCAGGAGGTGGCGGCGTGA
- a CDS encoding ABC transporter ATP-binding protein codes for MSDAFQARGLVKRFGKTVALDGIDLSVRTGEVHGFLGPNGAGKTTTIRVLLGLLRADAGTVRLLDGDPWRDITQLHRRLAYVPGDVSLWPRLSGGETIDLLGRLRGGLDPQRKAELLDRFQLDPRKKGRAYSKGNRQKVALVAAFASDVELFILDEPTSGLDPLMSEVFSQCVTEVRQQGRTVLLASHILGEVEKLCDRVSIIRSGRIVETGTLSDLRHLTRTTIHARLGRAANGLGELPGTHNVTVDGDRISLQVDPDSLPEVLRRLGEHEARELVSQPPTLEELFLRHYDVGPHHSGEKVGAR; via the coding sequence ATGAGTGACGCCTTCCAGGCCCGGGGCCTGGTCAAACGATTCGGCAAGACGGTGGCGCTGGACGGCATCGACCTGTCCGTGCGCACCGGAGAGGTGCACGGCTTCCTGGGCCCCAACGGTGCGGGCAAGACGACCACGATCCGGGTCCTGCTCGGCCTGCTGCGCGCCGACGCCGGCACGGTCCGGCTGCTCGACGGTGACCCCTGGCGGGACATCACGCAACTGCACCGGCGGTTGGCGTACGTGCCGGGCGACGTCAGCCTCTGGCCGCGGCTCTCCGGTGGGGAGACCATCGACCTGCTCGGGCGGCTGCGCGGCGGGCTGGACCCACAGCGCAAGGCCGAACTGCTCGACCGCTTCCAGCTCGACCCGCGCAAGAAGGGCCGGGCCTACTCGAAGGGCAACCGGCAGAAGGTGGCCCTGGTGGCGGCGTTCGCCTCGGACGTGGAGCTGTTCATCCTGGACGAGCCGACCTCGGGCCTGGACCCGTTGATGTCCGAGGTGTTCAGCCAGTGCGTGACCGAGGTCCGCCAGCAGGGCCGTACCGTGCTGCTGGCCAGCCACATCCTCGGCGAGGTGGAGAAGCTCTGCGACCGGGTCAGCATCATCCGCTCCGGCCGGATCGTGGAGACCGGGACGCTGAGCGACCTGCGCCACCTGACCCGCACCACGATCCACGCCCGGCTGGGCCGCGCGGCCAACGGGCTGGGCGAGCTGCCCGGCACGCACAACGTCACGGTCGACGGCGACCGGATCAGCCTGCAGGTCGACCCGGACTCGCTGCCGGAGGTGCTGCGCCGCCTCGGCGAGCACGAGGCGCGGGAGCTGGTCAGCCAGCCGCCCACGCTGGAGGAGCTGTTCCTGCGCCACTACGATGTCGGCCCGCACCACAGCGGTGAGAAGGTTGGTGCCCGATGA